Part of the bacterium genome is shown below.
TTTTAGAGGTTATTGAAGAAGGATATCGTTTTCAAAATGTATCCGGATTAAAGAAAGACAAGATTTTGGAATTTGCAGATTTTTTCGGTAATAAGAAACTTATTAAGGTGTGCAGGGAGTTTTGTGAATTTATTGGAAAAGCCGACGTTACCGAAGGCTATGCCGGCGAAACGGAGAGCCGATGATTGATGTGCTAAAACAGCAGTTTAGACCTTCTATGGATGTTGGGGACAAGATTAACAGGGTGAGGGAATTCTTGCAGATTTTAGGCCTTAAAATTATTCACGATAAGGGGTATTTTGAAGATATGGCTTTTGTGGGTGGAACGGCTTTAAGGATTTTATATGACTTGAGACGTTTCTCGGAAGATTTAGATTTTTCAGTTATCAGGAAAGAAGGATATGATTTTTTAAAGGTTATTGATGCTCTCGTGTCTGAATTAAAACTTTACGGTTTTGATGTGGAGAGTAAAAATAGTGTTGATAAGACAGCGCAGAGCTCTTTTTTGAAATTTAATAATTTATTGAATGAACTGGGACTTTCGCAGATGAAAGAGCAAAAACTTTCTATCAAGGTAGAAGTTGATTCTAACCCGCCGAAAGGTGGTAGTGTGCAGACCTCTTTAATTAATAAGACATACATTTTCAATATTTCGCATTTTGATTTATCTTCACTTTATGCGACAAAACTTCATGCGTGTTTTTTTAGGAAGTTTCTTAAAGGCAGAGATTTTTATGATTTGTTGTGGTATTTGGGCAGGAAGACCAAACCAAATTTTATTTTGCTAAATAATGCTATTGAGCAAACTGAAGACAAAAATTTGAGGTTGGGCGAAGAGAATTTTAAAAGTTTCCTTTTAGATAAGTTGGAGAAGATTGATTTTGCTTTAGTTAGAAAGGATGTCGGGCGTTTTTTGGAGGATAAGAAAGAGTTAGAATTGTTAGATTTTGGATTAATTAAAAAAAGTATAATAAAAAATCAATGAATATTACAGCATCAATTCTCTACAATTATACTCAATGCCCCCATCGTGTCTGGCGGGATATCCACGGTCCACAGGAAGAAAAGATGCAGGAACCAAATCCTTTTGTTCAATTGCTTTGGGATAAGGGCGTGCAGT
Proteins encoded:
- a CDS encoding nucleotidyl transferase AbiEii/AbiGii toxin family protein, with the translated sequence MIDVLKQQFRPSMDVGDKINRVREFLQILGLKIIHDKGYFEDMAFVGGTALRILYDLRRFSEDLDFSVIRKEGYDFLKVIDALVSELKLYGFDVESKNSVDKTAQSSFLKFNNLLNELGLSQMKEQKLSIKVEVDSNPPKGGSVQTSLINKTYIFNISHFDLSSLYATKLHACFFRKFLKGRDFYDLLWYLGRKTKPNFILLNNAIEQTEDKNLRLGEENFKSFLLDKLEKIDFALVRKDVGRFLEDKKELELLDFGLIKKSIIKNQ